GCGCACCAACCACGCGGGGCGGCCGGTCAGCCTGCTCGGCGGGCCGGCCCTGGCGGTCGCGGCGACGGCGGCCGCGGTGGCCGGCGCCCCGGCCGGCACCCGGGCGGCCGCGGCGCTGGCCGGTGCGGTGTCCGGCCTGGTCGGCGGCTACGACGACCTGGCCGGCGCGCGCCCCGAGCAGGCGCGCGACAAGGGCCTGGCCGGGCACCTGCGCGCGCTGCGCGCCGGGCGGGTCTCCGCCGGCGCGGTGAAGGTCGCCGGCATCGGCGCCGCCGCCGCGGCCGCGGCGGTGTCCGCCGGGCACGGCAGCCGCCCCGCCGACGCGGTGCTCGCCACCGGGCTGGTCGCCGGCACCGCGAACCTGGTCAACCTGCTGGACCTGCGCCCCGGCCGGGCGGCCAAGGCCGTCGTCCTGGCCGCCGCGGCCGGGCTCGGCGGCCCCGCCGGCCCGCTGGTGGCCGGCCCGCTGGGCGCGGCGCTGGCGGTGCTGCCGGCCGACCTCGCCGAGCGGGTGATGCTGGGGGACTGCGGCGCCAACGCCGCCGGCGCGCTGCTCGGGCTGCGGCTGGCCGCCGTGCCCGGCCGCCCGGCGCGGGCGACGGCACTGGCGGTGGTCGTGGCGCTCACCCTGGCCAGCGAGCGGGTCAGCTTCACCCGGGTCATCGAGGCCACGCCGGGGCTGCGCGAGCTGGACCGGCTCGGCCGCCGCGTCCGGTGAGCGGGGCACGGGGCGGGGACGGCGGCGCGCACCGGGAGCACGCCGCCGGGGCGCCGCGGTGACCGGGGCACGCCTCGTCCGGGGGGTCGCCGGCGCCGCCGCACTGATCGCCGTCCTCACCGTGCTGGCCCGGCTGGCCGGCTTCGGCCGCACGCTGGTGTTCACCAACGCCGTGGGCGCCGACAGCACCGGCGACACCTACGTGGCGGCCAACGCCGTCCCGAACATCGTCTTCGAGGTGGTCGCCGGCGGCGCGCTGGCCGGCCTGGTCGTGCCGATGCTGGCCGGGGGCATCGCGGCCGGCGACCGCGAGCAGGTGCGGGCCACCGCGTCGGCGCTGCTCGGCTGGAGCCTGCTGGTGCTCACCCCGCTCGCGGGAGCGCTCGCGCTCGGCGCCGGGCCGGTGGCCCGGCTGCTGCTGGGCACCGGGGACCCGGCCGAGGTGGAGTTGGCTGCCCGCTTCCTGGTGGTGTTCGCGCCCCAGGTCGTGCTCTACGGCATCGGCGTGGTGCTCACCGGCGTCCTGCAGGCCCACCGCCGGTTCGCCGCCCCGGCGCTGGCGCCGCTGCTGTCCAGCGTCGTGGTCGCCGGCGCCTACCTGGCCTTCGCCGCGGTCGGCGGCAGCCGGACGGCCGACGGGCTCAGCACCCCGGCGGAGCTGGTGCTGTCGGTCGGGACGACGCTGGGCGTGGCCGCGCTGGCGCTGGGCCTGCTGCCGCCGGTGCGCCGGCTCGGCCTGGGCCTGCGCCCGGCGCTGCGCTTCCCGGTCGGGGTGGCGCCGCGGGTGCGCCGGCTCGCGGCGGCCGGCGTCCTGACCCTGGCCGGGCAGCAGCTGCTGGCCGTGGTGGCCATCCGGCTGGCCAGCGCCGGCGCCCCCGACGGCACCCAGGTGGTCTACACCGCCGGGCTGACCGTCTTCCTGCTGCCGTGGGCCGCGCTGGCGGTGCCGCTGGCCACCTCCGCCCACCCGGGGCTGGCCGAGCGGGTCGCCGCCGGCGACGAGGCCGGGTTCCGCCGGGTGCTGGCGCCGGTGGTGGTGCTCGTGACGGTCGGCTGCACGCTGGCCGCCGCCGTGCTGGTGGCCGTGGCCGGGCCGATGGCCGGGGTGTTCCTCACCGGGCAGCCGGCCGGGGTCGTCGGCGCGCTGCGGGACGCGATCGCCGCCTTCGCCCCCGGGCTGCCCGGCTACGGCCTGGTGGCCGTGCTCACCCGCGCGCTGTACGCCCGCGGCCTGTGGCGGGCGCCGACGGCCTGCGTGCTCGGCGGCTGGCTGCTGGCGGTGGCCGCGGACGTCGTGCTGGCCGCGGTGCTGCCCGCCGCCGACCGCGCGGCCGCGCTGGCCGCCGGGCACAGCGCCGGGGTGACCGTCGCCGGCCTGGCGCTGCTGGCCGTCACCGCCCGGGTCACCGGCCCGGCCGGGCTGGCGGGGGTGGCCCGCACCGGGCTGCCCGCGCTGGCCGCCGCCGTGCCGGCCGCCGCGGCCGGGCTGGCCGTCGCCGGTGCCCTCGGCGCCGACCCGGTGCCGCAGGGCGGCCTGCCGGCCACGCTCGGCGCCGGCGCGCTGGCCGCGGCCGCCGCGGCGGGGGTGGCCGCCGCGGTCATGATGGGCACGGCGCGCCGCCCCCTGCAGGAGGCGGTGCGCGGGCTGCGGCGGAGCGAACCCCAGGAGGTGCACGGTGGCTGACCGGCTCCCGCTGCACGGCCGCCGGGTGGCCGAGGTCCTGGCCACCAGCACCGGGGGGGTGGGCACGCACGTGCGCGCGGTGCTCCCGGCGCTGGGCGCGGCCGGGGCCGCCGTCCGGGTGTGCGGGCCGCGGGCCACCGAGGAGCTGTTCGGCTTCACCGCCGCCGGGGCCGCCTTCGCCCCCGTGCCGATCTCCGCCGGCCTGGCGCCGGCCGCCGACACCCGTGCCGTGGCGGCGCTGCGCCGGGCCACCGCGGACGCCGACCTGGTGCACGCCCACGGGCTGCGGGCCGGGCTGGTCGCCGCCGTCGCCCGCCGGCTGGGCGACCGGGCCCGGCCGCTGGTGCTCACCCTGCACAACCCGGTGCCCGGGGGCCGGGGCGCACGCCGCCGGCTGCTGGCCCTGGCCGAGCGGGCCACCGTCCGCGGCGCCGACGTCGTCCTGGCCGCGTCGGGCGACCTGGCCGAGAACGCGTGGCGGCAGGGCGCCCGGGACGTGCGGGTCGCGCCCGTCTCCGCCCCGCCGCTGCCCGCCCCCACCCGGCCCGCGGCGCGGGTGCGGGCCGACCTCGGCCTGGCCGACGGGCGGCCGCTGGTGCTCGCCGTCGGCCGGCTGCACCCGCAGAAGGGCTACGACGTGCTGCTCGACGCGGCCGCGCGCTGGGCGGCCGGACCGCGCCCGCCGCTGGTCGCCGTCGCCGGCGACGGGCCGCTGCACGGCGAGCTGGCCGCCCGCATCGCCGCCGAGCGGCTGCCGGTGGTGCTGCTGGGCCGGCGCGGCGACGTCGCCGACCTGCTCGCCGCCGCCGACGTCGCGGTGCTGCCCTCGCGCTGGGAGGCCCGCTCGCTGACCGCCCAGGAGGCGCTGCGCGCCGGCACGCCGCTGGTGGCCACCCGCACCGGCGGGCTGCCCGGGCTGCTCGGCGACGGCGCCGAGCTGGTGCCGCCCGGGGACCCCGCCGCGCTGGCCGACGCGGTGGCCGCGCTGCTGGCCGACCCCGCCCGGGCGGCGGCGCTGGCCGCGGCCGGCAGCGCGCAGGCGGCCACCTGGCCGGACGACGCGGCCACCGCCCGCCAGCTGGTCGCCCTCTACCGCGAGCTGCTCGGCGACCCGCGGTGAGCCGGCCCGCGGCGCTGCTGCTGGCGGTCCTCGCGGTGCTGGCCGCCGTCCTGACCGCCGCGCCGGCCGGTGCGGCGCCGGCCGGGCCGACGGCGGACCGCGTGGTCGTCGTCGGCGTCCCCGGCCTGGTGTGGGACGACGTCGACCCGCAGGCCACCCCGCGGCTGTGGGCGCTGGCCGAGGACTCCCCGATCGGCGCGGTCTCGGTGCGGGCGGCCCGCTCGACCACCTGCGTCCTGGACGGCTGGGTGACCCTGGGCGCCGGGAACCGGGCCCGCTTCCCGGCGCCGGAGGAGTCGGCCCCGCCGGTGCCGCTGCCCACCGTCCCGCTGCCCGGGCAGCCCCCGGGCGTGCCCCCGCCG
This window of the Geodermatophilus sp. DSM 44513 genome carries:
- the murJ gene encoding murein biosynthesis integral membrane protein MurJ → MTGARLVRGVAGAAALIAVLTVLARLAGFGRTLVFTNAVGADSTGDTYVAANAVPNIVFEVVAGGALAGLVVPMLAGGIAAGDREQVRATASALLGWSLLVLTPLAGALALGAGPVARLLLGTGDPAEVELAARFLVVFAPQVVLYGIGVVLTGVLQAHRRFAAPALAPLLSSVVVAGAYLAFAAVGGSRTADGLSTPAELVLSVGTTLGVAALALGLLPPVRRLGLGLRPALRFPVGVAPRVRRLAAAGVLTLAGQQLLAVVAIRLASAGAPDGTQVVYTAGLTVFLLPWAALAVPLATSAHPGLAERVAAGDEAGFRRVLAPVVVLVTVGCTLAAAVLVAVAGPMAGVFLTGQPAGVVGALRDAIAAFAPGLPGYGLVAVLTRALYARGLWRAPTACVLGGWLLAVAADVVLAAVLPAADRAAALAAGHSAGVTVAGLALLAVTARVTGPAGLAGVARTGLPALAAAVPAAAAGLAVAGALGADPVPQGGLPATLGAGALAAAAAAGVAAAVMMGTARRPLQEAVRGLRRSEPQEVHGG
- a CDS encoding glycosyltransferase family 4 protein, with product MADRLPLHGRRVAEVLATSTGGVGTHVRAVLPALGAAGAAVRVCGPRATEELFGFTAAGAAFAPVPISAGLAPAADTRAVAALRRATADADLVHAHGLRAGLVAAVARRLGDRARPLVLTLHNPVPGGRGARRRLLALAERATVRGADVVLAASGDLAENAWRQGARDVRVAPVSAPPLPAPTRPAARVRADLGLADGRPLVLAVGRLHPQKGYDVLLDAAARWAAGPRPPLVAVAGDGPLHGELAARIAAERLPVVLLGRRGDVADLLAAADVAVLPSRWEARSLTAQEALRAGTPLVATRTGGLPGLLGDGAELVPPGDPAALADAVAALLADPARAAALAAAGSAQAATWPDDAATARQLVALYRELLGDPR